A region from the Lolium perenne isolate Kyuss_39 chromosome 4, Kyuss_2.0, whole genome shotgun sequence genome encodes:
- the LOC127349228 gene encoding pumilio domain-containing protein C6G9.14: MTAAAPYPDLSAMLVDRLMSEGLLKHDRGDQLLQHCFATTSHQDTVIVLQCALDKFDDMIGTASGAKCLVECYARATGHQLQAFNDILLARALEIATGKFSNYFMQHILEHGDAETSRLLVERLMADVVQLSLHSIGSYVVEACYQKTGLLPLVLAAFLRLDDDCLAQLVQGAYANYVVHKLLNTAIHVFPRETMALVRRIHGLPQDVTRQPHARKVMTVVLKILARAGRMYA, encoded by the exons atgacggcggcggcgccataCCCTGACCTGAGCGCGATGCTTGTGGACCGCCTCATGTCTGAAGGGTTGCTGAAGCACGACAGAGGGGATCAATTGCTTCAACACTGCTTTGCCACGACAAGCCACCAGGATACCGTG ATTGTGCTGCAGTGCGCTCTGGACAAGTTCGACGACATGATCGGGACGGCGTCCGGGGCCAAGTGCCTCGTGGAGTGCTACGCCAGGGCGACCGGCCACCAGCTCCAAGCCTTCAACGACATCCTGCTTGCCCGCGCCCTCGAAATCGCCACCGGCAAATTCAG CAACTACTTCATGCAACATATCCTGGAGCACGGCGACGCCGAGACGAGCCGGCTCCTCGTGGAGCGGCTCATGGCGGACGTGGTGCAGCTGTCCCTCCACTCCATTGGCAGCTACGTGGTGGAGGCCTGCTACCAGAAGACGGGGCTGCTCCCCCTCGTGCTCGCCGCCTTCCTGCGCCTCGACGACGACTGCCTCGCCCAGCTCGTTCAGGGGGCCTACGCCAACTACGTCGTCCACAAGCTGCTCAACACCGCCATACAC GTATTCCCTAGGGAGACGATGGCGCTGGTGCGGCGGATCCACGGCCTGCCGCAGGACGTCACGCGCCAGCCGCACGCCAGGAAGGTGATGACGGTCGTCCTGAAGATCCTCGCTCGTGCCGGCCGGATGTATGCCTGA